The genomic segment GTTTTAAAAAACGATAACGAAGATAAAATGAATCGTTTAAAAGCATTGTTAGACAAACACGAAATTAAGTACGAAAATGCCAAAAAAGGTTCTGTAAAAGGGTACAATTATGCAAATCAAGAAAACGAAAAATTTGATACTTCTACCAACGATTTAGTAATTCATACGAATCAACCAAAAGGTAAAATGGTAAAAGTTTTATTTGAGCCAAATGCCAAATTAGCAGATTCTTTAACCTACGATATTACAGCTTGGTCTTTGCCTTATGCACATGGAATTAATGCTGTAGCATCCACTTCTAAAGTGGCTTCTTCTATAAATAATGGTAAAAAAATCATTAATAATAGTATCAATAAATCTGCTTATGCCTACATTTCTAAATGGAATAGTATCGATGATGCTACATTTTTAGCCGATTTATTAAAAAATGATATGGTTCCAAGATTCACACAAAAAGCATTTTCTGCAAATGGAAAATCATACAAAGAAGGAACCTTAATTATTTTAAGAAACGACAATAGAAATAAAAATTTTGATTCCAAATTAATAAAAATTGCGGATAGAAATATGCGTCAATTAACAGCTGTTTCCTCTGGATTTTCTCAAACTGGAGCAGATTTTGGTTCGCCATCTATAAAACCTATCAACAAACAAAAAATTGCAGTTATTTCTGGTAAAGCAACATCATCATTAAGTTTTGGAGAAGTTTGGCACTTTTTTGAAACACAATTAAAATACCCAATTACCAATATAAATTCTGATAATTTTTCATCTACAGACCTTTCTAAATATGATGTAATTATTTTGCCAAGTGGAAATTACAATGCTGTTTTAGATAAATCTACTTTAGAAAAAGTAAAAAAATGGACACATTCTGGAGGAACTTTAATCGCTATTGGAAATGCAGTTAGCAGTTTTGCGAACAAAGATGATTTCTCTTTAAAAACAAAGGTTTCCGAAGATAAAAAAGACGAAAAAGACATTAATTTAACGCCATTTGCAGACAGAGAGAGAAAAGATGTTGCCAATTTAATCACGGGAAGTATTTTTAAAAGTACTTTAGACAACACACATCCTTTGGCTTTTGGGTATGGAAAGGAATATTTTTCTCTAAAATTAGGCGGAACTTCTTATGAGTATTTAAAAGACGGCTACAATGTTGGGTATTTCGACGAAAACACGAAAAATGTTTCGGGGTATGCAGGAAGTAAAGCTGTAAAAAACGTGCCAAAATCGTTGTTTATTGGCGAGCAACCAATGGGCAATGGAAGCGTTATTTATATGGTAGACAACCCTTTATTTAGAGCTTTCTGGGAAAATGGAAAGTTATTTGTAGCGAATGCAGTTTTCTTATTAAATTCAGATAAGTTGAAGTAAAGTTTTTATTTGGGCGTTTTAACGGGCTTTCGCTACTCGCTTTTTTTTCTGAAAAAGAAAAAAGAGCTTGCAGGAAATTTCACAACCCACAACCCAGAAAGGGTTTGAAACCCTTTCTGGGTTAAAACCATAAAATTAATAAATAGCTCAACCTTACAATAATTTATTTCGGAATCAAATCGCAATACCAAAAACTGGTGTCGTAGTTTTTTTCTTCTTCTTTATCTTTTGATTGATAGCAATTATCATCATCATTACTATGCAAAGTATAAGAACGCAACGTTTTTTCACCAATTGTAAAATCTACAGGTTTGCTAAAATTTGGCCCATCAAAAACAAAAGTATGAAACTCGCCATTTTCTCCACAAACATCTACATTTTCTGGTAAATCTTTTATAAATTGTTCGTCAATAATTCTACCGACAAATTCTTCGCCTAACATTTTCGAATTTACACAAACTGTAATTGCTTTAAAACCCAATTCTAAAAATTCGGCTATAACTTCTTTTGTGTCTTTCTTCCAAAGTGGGTATATTCCTTTCATGCCAACTTCTTTTAATTTAGAATCGCGATATTCTTTTAAATCTTCTAAAAAAATATCGCCAAAAACGGCATATTCATATTCTTTTTCTATTAAAGAATCCATTGCTATTTTCATGGTTTTAGAATAAGAATCCATAGTTACATTTGCAGGAAAAGAAATTGTTTGAAGTGGAAGTTCTAAAGATACTATTTGTTTTTCGAGTAACTCTTTTCGCAAACCATGCATAGAAACCCGTTTATAATCTTCATTTACAGTCGTAACCAACAAACTTACATCGTAATCAGGATTCTGTTGCATTTTATACAATGCCAAAGCAGCATCTTTCCCTGAACTCCAATTAAAATATGTTTTTTTCATCGTATTTTTTCACAAAAAAATCCTACACAAGTAGGATTTTAAAAGTTTATTTTTTCCTTTGATTTAAAGGAACTGGTTTTTCTTGCTTTTTAACAGGCGTTCCATACAAATCGTAATCTCCAGCATCGTGAATTTTCACATCAATAAATTCTCCAATCTTAATGTAGTGTTCTTTAGCATCTACCAAAACATCATTATCTACATCTGGAGAATCCGATTCTGTTCTTCCGTAGAAATATTCTCCGTCTTTTCTATCGAACAAACATCTAAAAGTTTTTCCTATTTTTTCTTGGTTTAATTCCCAAGAAATTTGAGACTGAACTTCCATAATTTCATTTACACGTTTAAACTTTACATCTGCAGGAACATCGTCTTCTAAAACATAAGCGCCAGTATTTTCTTCGTGCGAATATTCAAAAGCTCCCAAACGTTCGAAACGCATTTCTTCTACCCAATCTTTTAATTCTTGAAACATTTCTTCAGTTTCACCCGGGTAACCAACAATTAA from the Polaribacter cellanae genome contains:
- a CDS encoding M14 family metallopeptidase encodes the protein MKIKAFLVVLVLFTGTLFSQTLQSPSEFLGYEIGSRFTRHHRVVDYFQYVSNTLSNVKMEKYGETNEHRPLYLSYISSQENINNLGQIRKENLSQTGIVSGNATNKKAIVWLSYNVHGNEASSTEAAMLTLYELVTNKKDWLKNTIVIIDPCVNPDGRDRYVNWYNQVKSMPFNIDQNAKEHKEPWPSGRPNHYLFDLNRDWAWVTQVESAQRIKMYNKWMPHVHVDFHEQYINNPYYFAPAAEPFHEIITDWQRDFQTQIGKNHAKYFDKEDWLYFTKESFDLLYPSYGDTYPTYMGAIGMTYEQAGHGMAGLGIHTDEGEVLTLKDRAIHHMTTGLSTVEISSQNAEKLNTEFKKFFNNADLNYKSYVLKNDNEDKMNRLKALLDKHEIKYENAKKGSVKGYNYANQENEKFDTSTNDLVIHTNQPKGKMVKVLFEPNAKLADSLTYDITAWSLPYAHGINAVASTSKVASSINNGKKIINNSINKSAYAYISKWNSIDDATFLADLLKNDMVPRFTQKAFSANGKSYKEGTLIILRNDNRNKNFDSKLIKIADRNMRQLTAVSSGFSQTGADFGSPSIKPINKQKIAVISGKATSSLSFGEVWHFFETQLKYPITNINSDNFSSTDLSKYDVIILPSGNYNAVLDKSTLEKVKKWTHSGGTLIAIGNAVSSFANKDDFSLKTKVSEDKKDEKDINLTPFADRERKDVANLITGSIFKSTLDNTHPLAFGYGKEYFSLKLGGTSYEYLKDGYNVGYFDENTKNVSGYAGSKAVKNVPKSLFIGEQPMGNGSVIYMVDNPLFRAFWENGKLFVANAVFLLNSDKLK
- a CDS encoding diphthine--ammonia ligase, with protein sequence MKKTYFNWSSGKDAALALYKMQQNPDYDVSLLVTTVNEDYKRVSMHGLRKELLEKQIVSLELPLQTISFPANVTMDSYSKTMKIAMDSLIEKEYEYAVFGDIFLEDLKEYRDSKLKEVGMKGIYPLWKKDTKEVIAEFLELGFKAITVCVNSKMLGEEFVGRIIDEQFIKDLPENVDVCGENGEFHTFVFDGPNFSKPVDFTIGEKTLRSYTLHSNDDDNCYQSKDKEEEKNYDTSFWYCDLIPK